One Oenanthe melanoleuca isolate GR-GAL-2019-014 chromosome 3, OMel1.0, whole genome shotgun sequence DNA segment encodes these proteins:
- the GJA1 gene encoding gap junction alpha-1 protein: MGDWSALGKLLDKVQAYSTAGGKVWLSVLFIFRILLLGTAVESAWGDEQSAFRCNTQQPGCENVCYDKSFPISHVRFWVLQIIFVSVPTLLYLAHVFYVMRKEEKLNKREEELKVVANDGVNVDMHLKQIEIKKFKYGIEEHGKVKMRGGLLRTYIISILFKSVFEVAFLLIQWYIYGFSLNAIYTCERDPCPHRVDCFLSRPTEKTIFILFMLVVSLVSLALNIIELFYVFFKGVKDRVKGKTDPYSHSGAMSPSKDCGSPKYAYYNGCSSPTAPLSPMSPPGYKLVTGDRNNSSCRNYNKQASEQNWANYSAEQNRMGQAGSTISNSHAQPFDFSDEHQNTKKLASGHELQPLTIVDQRPPSRASSRASSRPRPDDLEI, from the coding sequence ATGGGTGATTGGAGCGCCTTGGGAAAGCTTCTGGACAAAGTTCAAGCCTATTCTACTGCAGGAGGGAAAGTGTGGCTGTCTGTCCTCTTCATTTTCCGAATCTTGCTACTGGGAACAGCAGTCGAATCTGCCTGGGGAGATGAGCAGTCTGCATTCCGGTGTAACACTCAACAGCCTGGTTGTGAGAATGTCTGCTATGACAAGTCTTTTCCTATCTCCCATGTACGCTTTTGGGTTCTGCAGATCATATTTGTGTCTGTACCTACCCTATTGTACCTGGCACACGTGTTCTACGTAATGAGGAAAGAAGAGAAGCTGaacaaaagagaagaagagCTTAAGGTAGTGGCAAATGATGGTGTGAATGTGGATATGCATCTCAAGCAAATAGAAATTAAGAAATTCAAGTATGGTATCGAAGAGCATGGCAAAGTGAAGATGCGTGGGGGACTGCTCCGTACTTATATCATCAGCATCCTGTTTAAATCTGTCTTCGAGGTGGCTTTCCTGCTGATTCAGTGGTACATTTATGGGTTTAGCCTGAACGCCATCTACACCTGTGAGCGAGACCCATGCCCGCACAGAGTGGACTGCTTCCTCTCCCGTCCGACTGAGAAAACCATCTTCATCCTCTTCATGCTGGTGGTGTCCTTGGTGTCTCTTGCCTTGAACATCATTGAGCTTTTTTACGTGTTCTTCAAGGGTGTCAAGGATCGTGTGAAAGGGAAAACCGACCCCTACTCCCACAGCGGTGCCATGAGCCCTTCCAAGGACTGTGGCTCCCCCAAATATGCTTATTACAATGGCTGCTCCTCACCGACCGCCCCCTTGTCTCCCATGTCTCCCCCAGGCTACAAGCTTGTTACTGGAGACAGGAACAATTCCTCCTGTCGTAACTACAATAAGCAAGCCAGCGAGCAAAACTGGGCCAACTACAGCGCGGAGCAGAACAGAATggggcaggctggcagcaccaTCTCCAACTCGCACGCCCAGCCCTTCGACTTCTCCGACGAGCACCAGAACACGAAAAAGCTGGCGTCAGGAcatgagctgcagcccctcaccaTTGTGGACCAGAGgcctcccagcagagccagcagccgAGCCAGCAGCAGGCCTCGACCTGACGACCTGGAGATCTAA